The genomic segment AACTCTTCGACCATTTTCTTTACTGAATCAACATCATACATCATAGTCTCTCCTTCCCCTGCACGAATCAAAAGATCATTTACAGAAGCCTCCTCTAGTTGATGACCTATTTTCTTTATCAGCTGTCCTTTTGTTGTATCACCAAAGTCAGCATATATGGCTGCTTTTAATAGCTTCAGCAAGAAACTACAGGAGACGCTGCCTCGCTCAGCAGGCAACAGCCACACAATGGTATCAACTATTGATCGATATTTTGCTGCTTGTCCACTCTGGATCATACCCTTGCTGAAACCTGGCAACCTTCTGTAAGCATAAGCTTTCAAAGCTTCTCCAATCACCTCATCAGAAAGTATGGCTTTGGTCCTAATCGTAATAACAACACGCTTATATAATCCAATTTCAAGCTCACACAAATCCTCAACCCACCAGTCCTTTGGCACTGACCGGTTTCTCAGACCATTCAAGTTTGATTCAGTCCCATTTTCCTCAGGGAGATTTTTTCGGTTGTATGAATAGGACCACTCAACTTTTGAAACATCAACACAGGCCTTGGCAGCTATGGCATCAATGCAATGGCTGATCACCTTCAGTTCCTCGGATAATGGCAAAAGTGACCTTGTGGTCTGAAGAACAATGATTGAATCCTTCCAGCTGCGGAAAATGCTAGAACTAAGGAAGACTTCAATTTTGTAAATGAGGTTCCCTTTTTCGATAGTCTCGTGCATTCCCAGGTACTCAGCCGCACATCGGGCAGCAACAACATTATAAGCATTGATTGTTACAGTCATGCCATAACAAAATTTTGCACATATCTCGAAGGCAGAAGGCCCACCCGGAATATCAGAAATGTCAACTTCATCACTGTTTTCTCCATTGGCAGTTGTGACCAACTTCTGCAACTGAGCGCTTTTGGACAGAAGAGGAAACTGCGTAGCAGGATTTTAAATTCATTAGCATCAAAATAATTGTTGCAACATAGCATATTAACACAGATTCCTATTAGCTTGCCAACACAGTTCCATTTCACAAAACTCTACCCAGCATAATTGAAGCCTTAGTCCAATGATGCCTTTGACAAAAGGTTAGATGATTTATTCAACAATAATATTGAATGCATCGAATCACTTAAGTATTGCTGCCATCCTACTATGCTTGTTTCCGACATTGCCAAACCAAGTTGAGCTAGGTCAGATCATTGTCCTCGCATGGCAGAACCAAAAATCACAATACAGGCTCACTTATATTGGATTGATAAGCAAATAAGCTACCTAATAGTGTCATGTACTGCATCATGCACTAAAGATACAAAGATCGAGACGAAGTTACAGAAATAATACCCTGGTCATCAATTTGAAATGTTTACTGGATTGAAAGATTATGAGTACCTTATGCAAATGAAACTTTATATCCCCAACGTTAACAGTGATATCAGTTGCCAACTCGGTAGCCACATACCTGCACATGAATATAAAGTCTCGGTAATGTCAGCAACAgttcaaaagatttttaaatGTGGCAATACGCATACTGCCAAGTATAACCACATGCTATTCCAAATATCTAAACcattcttttactttctttgaATGTATTAAGCTTCACAGGCTGACCAAACTTTATGAGGCCCATGTGCATAAATATGACCCCATGGGTgggaaaaaaacactataatcaTGAGCATCCAACAATAACTTCGGACCAGAACAAATTTCAATTCCTCAAACAATCAGAAACTGAACACTCTCTCCTTTTGAACCACTTGGCATTTCAAAGCAGCTCCAATTTCACAGAAGATAGAAATAATCAGTGCACACTGGGCTCATGCCTGAAAGTGAGATCATGGAGTACTGGAACTAAACACACTGGCAAAacattttaaagtttatttcattttgttaaagCATCTGTGGTATTAGCAACTACCAACAGAGGCTGAATAAATCCTCATTTGCTTCATTTTCCAGCAATACAAATGTTGTATGGCCTTCCAGTAGAGAACCCAAATTTCATGTTTCTTTAAAGAAGGTAGTCATACAACCAAGTAGCAAATCTATGACAAAGCAGCAGCTGTGCAAATTCAT from the Populus nigra chromosome 1, ddPopNigr1.1, whole genome shotgun sequence genome contains:
- the LOC133682651 gene encoding BTB/POZ domain-containing protein NPY2-like, with the translated sequence MKFMKLGSKSDSFQTDGNSIRYVATELATDITVNVGDIKFHLHKFPLLSKSAQLQKLVTTANGENSDEVDISDIPGGPSAFEICAKFCYGMTVTINAYNVVAARCAAEYLGMHETIEKGNLIYKIEVFLSSSIFRSWKDSIIVLQTTRSLLPLSEELKVISHCIDAIAAKACVDVSKVEWSYSYNRKNLPEENGTESNLNGLRNRSVPKDWWVEDLCELEIGLYKRVVITIRTKAILSDEVIGEALKAYAYRRLPGFSKGMIQSGQAAKYRSIVDTIVWLLPAERGSVSCSFLLKLLKAAIYADFGDTTKGQLIKKIGHQLEEASVNDLLIRAGEGETMMYDVDSVKKMVEEFLMRDQIAEIESEEGHEVQEMRKPGILSDASKLMVAKLIDGYLAEIAKDPNLPLLKFIELAEMVSGISRPAHDALYRAVDMYLKEHPGISKSERKRICKLMDCKKLSVDACMHAMQNDRLPLRVVVQVLFFEQVRVAASSGSSTPDLPKSIRDLNNGSQRSSRSTTTNTEEDWDAVATAEELKALKEEVASLRLANGRNGVDKAASNKLKGMLKSKKIFTKLWSSKGEKGEKSGSDSSESTGSANMEEAKSTPSRNRRHSVS